The nucleotide sequence CAGGTCTATATATGAGGAGGAACCGGCTGGTGTAGATAAACAattccgcagtatgcaatacaagtcacaatcgttggtatcttAGCTATTGTGATTGTGATGATCCatttgttgtacactgtttagctgtaccgaaccaggattgttcagaaaTGCCctcaaccagtatccctttcagaggttctggataggggttcaTCACACCCTGATTATATCCTGATTAGCTACTTCCTATCTAATCTAACGATTAGCTAAGCGCGCCCTGCGCCGCTCACACTGTTTGATCTACTTGTTGGCTTAACTGTGACACACGCGTAAGGAGAAAACCGAAGTTATAATTAGTTTTAGTTACGGTAAGTATAGCCGTACCGTCCTTAGGCATACTTTAGCTTAGGGTAATGCTTACTACGCTCACCTTTTGCTCACCTTCTGAGACTAATACGGACAGAGCCCCAAGATATTGTCGGGTGTGACTATATAGGTGAATGTACTCTCGAAAAGTCTGACGAGAAGctagatgatgatgatgatgataatgatgataatgatgatgatgataatgatgatgatgatgactggcTTGTATCGAGGATGAAGGGTCTTTTGACTTCAGACAGGTACTCTGATATGACCATCTCCTGTGGCACCCAAAGCTGGAATGTGCAGCAAGCCATCGTCTGTCCCGCTTGTCCGCTGTTTGAAAAGGCGTTGGCTGGAGACTGGAAGGTAAGTTGTAGAAGTTGtgaggggtgttgttgaagtttCTGACAAGAATTGCCATCCAGGAAGCACAAGACAACACCATCGACATGTCGACTCACGCCCCTTGGATGATTGACCGTCTCGTGGAGTTCATCTAGACTGGAGAATATTCGACCTATCAACACACGACCAAAGGCGACGGTGATGTCAATTGCGATGACAATAGCTGCTCCATGCTCCTCACAAAGGACCAATTACTCCATGGTTTTGATCAGACCGATCTGCCCACTTCTTTCACGACTCCCGACACCAGTGAGCGTCTCACGAGTTCGGGTTATCCTAATCGTGGACTTTCCCCGGACCGTATCAGAGAGGGCCTTTGGATCTCACCGCAGATGCATATCCTGTGTGGAATCCAAAGGCTTTGTACCTTTGCCGCAGTCCGCTTTCATGAGTTCGGCTCTCTTCTCTCACACCCAGACTGAGCGTTAGATAGACACCAAAGGATGGAACATTCATCTGAATTTGTCCAATTGGTTGGAAAGATATTAGTTTCGATGACCGATCCACTTTATTCAACACTGCCGCCCATCtcgagagagaaaagggCATGCTTCATAGAAAGCTATGTCACCATTTGATGCGGTATGCAAGGGTTGAGGAGTACAGGGCGCAAATAGTTCTCACGGTGCAAAAGCATAACGAGTTCGCCTAAGATATTCGGAAAATCTATCACAAACTGCACCTGGCGGCCGTGATGACCTTTCTCTCCAAAAGCTGGGATCAGCCCATGGTTGTTGTCAACATTTGATGTCGAGAGAAGAGCCAGATGTCTAACCACGGCAACAGCAACTGAGATAAACTCCAGGCTAATATGAGTTAGCAATGTCTCACCTCCAAGCGTATAGACAGAATATAGCAACCTACCAGGAAAGCGATTGGATGTCGAGGATACGAAAGGCCACGCCGCTATACACCAAGGTTGGTTTTGGGTTCAAGCCATGGCTTTTATGGTGCACCTATGTTGCGGATCCCAAATGTACCTGTCGTTCGAGTGGTGAGCTTGAGAACGTAACCGGATCCAGGTGGCCGAAACGTAAACATACCAATGCGATTGCCGAAGCTTTTGGTGACCCTTTATGTACCCTTCCACGTTGCTTCATCACTCTGTGATTCTCTAGTTCTCTCCCTTGCTCTTCACGGTGGCCACTGTGAAGGCGTATTGTCCCCACGGATCGTAAGCAGCTGAAGCGTTGGACTCGCCGGCGTAGTCAACATTGGTCTTGGAGTCGCTATCCTGCTCTCCAGCACCTTGTTCCTTGTCGCTGTCCAAGAGCGGCTTGAAAAGGGCGATCTCTCTATCGGTGGCGTAATGATGCCAGGGATCAAAGGTAGGATCGTTGGTGAAGTGGACAGTAACCTTGGCTTTGTACGACTCTGGCGAAGGCCGCTTGTCGGCCGGTTGGTGGCGGAGGTCAATGTTCAGcatggcctcctccatcagATCCTCTTCGGTGAAGGTTGTGTCGCCGCAGTAGAAACACTCGGAAGGCTTGAGATCGTGGTAGGTTGTGCCTCTCTTCTTGGGGCCGCGGCACTCGTCCCAGTTCTTGCGCTGCTTGTTGCAAGGCTTCTGGTCGATCTCCTGCGAATCGATGGCAGCGCCGCAGTCCTTGCAGGCGTAGTGGCAGAGGGTGAAGGTGCACATCTTGGCGGTAGGAGTGACGGATTGGTGTGTAAGTTGGGTGAAGGCGATGAAGCGAGACGAAAAAAACAATCCTCTTGTGGCGTTTGTGAACAAAAGAAGTAAAGAGTCGAGGGACAACGAAAGAGATTGCTATTTATGGCATCATCCAGCGGCCCCGGCACTCTATCCTGCAGCGGGGCTTTATTCACCTTTGTTCACCTGGTCTATTGTGATCCAAGACAATGGCTTTGTCGCACCGGACGGCCAATTGAATTGGCAGTATATAAGTTGCTCCCAATCCCTGACCCTGTAACGGACCGACATTCATACATTATACACTTCACTGAATCTATCTGATCAATCACAGAGCAACCTTAATCAGTCACGGGTCATCTAGTTCAGATAACAGTGAGTCATCTCGGTCAAAATGGCGACCAATTCCACATACTTTGTTGCTCTCTGCTCCTTCGTAGCCACCCGCTACGCGGAAGCCGGGATCCAACTTGACGATATCGAGCGCGAAGAACTGCCCCTTACCCTCAGCACcttcctcaacaccatctccaacgGTCTTCGTGACCCCATTCCGGAGAAAAGAAAGCGCCGAGGTATTGACTTCGGCACGGAAACACTCAACGAGATTCCTCCTGCTAACTTGGATTACAGCACCAACAAAGGCCGCCAATGCCAGCCACACATCAGCCGGCACCGGCATTCCCGCTCGGGTATATCTTCAGGCCTTGTTCCCGAATACTTCGGCTGCCCGAGATGTCAGGGCACTGGAACCACCTGCCCGAACGCCAACATGACCGCCCTCATCAATCGTGAAAGCGGGCCCATTGCCAAGCTAGCCTCCGCAATCTACGCAATCGACCAGGTCTTTCACAAATGGGTAGTCCACGCCTTCCCCTCCGGCTTCTCCTGGGCCTCCCCCTTGGACAACTCCTACTCCCAAGCCGAGCTGaccaccttcttcaacctcatcaCCTTGTCCTACAACCTCCACACCCTCCGCACCACCCTCAAGGacctcaacacccacctcaaATCCGTCTCGAGAAAAATCACcgccttctccgccgccctctccttcctcttggGAATCCTAATCCACATCTCGGAGAGCCACGGAGTCCAAATCCCCCCtaacctccccttcaccttcaAACCAGTCGACGAAACCGATTACCGCTGCCCCTTCCCGGGCATCACCAACCAGTCCCACACCAGACCCCCACACGACCACTACTTCACCCTCATCAAGAattccatcctcctccgccacgcCGTCACCCAACTCTCCAAATTTATCACCACCACGCTCGCCTCCCACATCCGCCTCGCCGTCATGTCCCTCGGCGCCCTGTCACAATCCCCCCCCGGAACTATCGACCCTTCTCTCCTTTGCCCAGGTAGGCTGGGCCAGTTAGCGGACAAGCTGGGAAACATGGAGGTCATCTCCATGGAGCAGGAACTCAAGCCTTTTCTCCAACGACTCGAGAACCATGCCGCAGCtgtcaaggagaagctggctgggtgggatttgggggatCAGGCGCTGGCGATGGATACCACCAGCCTGTCGGGGTCGTACGTCGAGATGTTGGCGGGCAAGTTTGGGGAGGTTCAGACGGCGACGTTGGGGAGTGGCGGGTGGATGATCCaggttgcggaggagggggcgagggtggtgggtgaggttgctgaggggtataggctgttgaggctgagGGAGTATTGTTGATTGACATGCGAGtgggagatggtgggtggaCAGGTCAAGGTATAGAGTTTCGTAAGCAGGGTGTAGTTTTCTTTAGGTTGTTGGGACTGTCACAACTTTCTGATGCCGTGCTTTTGGATATCACCTTTTACCAATTTTCTTCTTTTATAACACATGAACCCAGAAATGCTTACTACCTAATTTATTCTTTTaccacaacacacacaagtCCCAGAAATGCAACCGTGAAACGTGACAAGTAGCAAGAACCAAACAGCACCATGGTTTTATTGTCAACGGTGGAAGGGATGAATCCCGTGAACCACCACGTCGAAAGCTATGCTAGGTATCTACCCAATAACAAAGCTCATCTTTCCCTTCCATCCGTGGCGTCAGTTCAGAGACTGACATGTCCAATTCCCAGTGCTGACTGATCCCTGTCTTGAAAAATGTACCCTGGCCAGAgtagagaagagaaaaaggaaagaggtATAAGAAAACAGAAAATAGAAAACACACTCATTGTTCGAGTGAGACTTGTGTTGTACAGGCCCTCCAGAATTGACCTCGACAACAGCAAAGATAATAGAGCAAGAAACCCCCGCCGTCACCCGGTCCCCAGTTCCGTGATATGCTCCCCATTCCCCCATGTATGCATATAGATGTCCCAACCTTTCACTCTGCATGCCGCCCCTCTTAGTTCTTGATATACCAATCAGGATGCTCACCAACCCACTTCTTGACCTTCAACCCCGAATCGAtcttggggaaggggttaGTAGGCCAGTATGCCCTCCAGGCATTgcagttgttgttgtgctggTTCTTGTCCGCCTGGCTGAAACCGTTGCGCAAGTCATTGGGGCGCTCGAGATACTGCACCGACAAACCGCCAGACACGTGCCAGGCAATGTGGCAGTGGAAAAGCCAAGCACCGGGATTGTCAGACTTGAAGGCGATGAGCAGCCATCCGTTGGCGGGAAGCATGGCGACGTCGCGACGGACCGGGTTGGAGCTCTTGAGCAGGGCCATGTCAGTGGCGGGATTGAAGCGGTAGCGTGTCTGAGGAACGCCGGCCGGTTGGTCGGGGGAGCGGCCGACGACAAGGAAATCATGACCGTGAAGATGCATCGGGTGCGGAATGCTGAAGGGGCCGGTAGGGTCGTTCTCGATGAGCCAGTAAGTCCACTGGTTGACGCTGTTGACGGTGATGACGTTGGCTTGAGGAGGATAGCTGGTGTTTTGGGCAATGACGTAGTCAACAATCGGTTTGTCCCAGTCGACATTAATGGAGCTGCCATTGACCTTCCAGACAAAGAGGGGTGTGCCGCCGAGGGTCAAGGAGACGGGCAGAGTGTTGTTAGGGCGGGGAGTGAAACCACTAGTAGGAACGCTGCGGGAGACAACAGGTGTCAAGTTGTTGAGGTCCATGCAGTTGgcatcagcagcaggagTGCCAATGTTGGTCGGGAGAGTGTTAGGAGCTCCCTGGTAGCGGAAGACTGCAGCCGGGTGAGGATTGAGCGAAGCACCGCAGGCAAGACCGCCGCCAAAGGTGGCGTTGAACCAGTAGTTCCCAACACTCTTGTTGGCGTCAATAGTGACATCGTAGCGCTGGCCAACGGCAAGGAAGAGACTGTCAACAGTCTGGGCCTGAACGGGAACCATGTCGGCGGCAATGATGGTCATGGTGTGATTCTGGAGCTTCAGCTGGAAGTGATCGTGGGTcgaggtgttgatgatgcggAGACGATGACGCTTGCCGGGGGTGAGCGTGACATTGGCAAATTTACCAGCGCCGGTCTGGGGATTCTTTCCGTGCCCTTTGAAGAGAACAGTGTCactgggaggggggccgCCGTTCATGGTTTCCTCAACCAGGACATCAGCCGGCTTGTGGTAGTAGTCGGTGATGGGGAAGACACCAAGATCGATATCGTAGGGAACCGAAGCAGGACCATTGACCACGATGGTTCCAACGACGCCGTTGCCATATTGGGCCGAGAAATGCGAGTGGTACCAACTGGTGCCATATTGCTGAGCGCGGAACCTGTAGATGCGGCTGCCTCCCTTGGGCGGGATAGGGCATTCGGTGACACCGTTGGCACCGTCGTGCATGTTTGTTCCTTTCTGGTGGAGACCGTGCCAATGAATAGAGGTGCTGCGAGAAAAGGGTCAGTACAAGTTCCATGGGCAGTAAACAATATCAATGTGAAAAACATACCCATTAGTCCTGAGATTGTTGATGACATTGACTTGAATCCAATCACCCCAGTTAGCAGTAATGGTAGGCCCTGAATCACCTATTAGCATAGCCCTTGTCAGATGACACGGCAGTGAACATACCAAAGATGTCACCATTGACAAGCATAACCTTCTGCTTAACCACGCCATCGGGACCGAGCCAGTTGTCAACTTCGGTCAAGGTCAGAGTATACTATAAGGCTGTTAGTAACCAGGGGCACCATGGCTTCATCAAAGGGGCAAAAGCATACTGTGCGTGTGACTCCGGTGTTGGGAGTGCTGACTTCGTAGTCCGTGTTGATATCAAAACCGGGGGCCCAGCAAGCACGGTTGGCGGCAGTGTGGCACGAAGACTGCCTCTCTTCGACGGGACGAAGAAGATCACGAGTGACCTCACGGGGCACGCCCGGGAGAGAAGGTGCGGCCAGGACGGCGCTGGGGGCGACGAGGCCAAGCAGGAGCGCCGCGGCGCTGAAGAAGGACTTCATCATGAACAAGAACTGAAGAGAATAGACCGAGAGGAGAACcgggtgaggggggatggagaggagagctggtgaggatgagaagaaaGGGTGACTCAAAACGGACGGAGATGGTGATTCTTATAGAAGATCCATCAGATGGTACAAAGACTTAGTCGATAATTCGAGATGTGATCAGCCAGGGTGATGGTGCTCGGTGCTCGTATTCTCGATGAcctcccctttcctcctttGGATATTGTCTGAGTCACGGCGTCTCTAGTCTTCTTCGTCGGAAGACGCGGGTACCCGCTAGGTAGAGGCGTGTGTAGGACGCGCGAAGGGCAGATGTGAGCGGCTCGGCACATGGATGTCGATACCTGCTAGACTGCAATCTATCGAAGTTCCCATGACCTGGATCCAGCTGTCTGGGCGGCATGCCGAGAGTATTGGATGTATCGTGAGGGTGTGAGAAAGCTACGCTACAGATAGACATGATCTTAGGAACGGGGATAGCTTGACAGCAGGGTTATCGGGCTATGGCAACCCGAACACCCCATCCTGTCACGCCGGGTAAGCCCATGTTAAGGGCAGGGTGAGTAAGCTTGAAGCTGAACCGCAGCACAAGTTCGTGTGCGTTCAAAAAGAGGCATCTGCAAAGAGGGTCGCTTCGGCTTTACGTGGGCGGATGTTAAGTCACAGGATTCGATAGTCTCATGAAGCCTTCCACTTCTTTGGGACTCAACGAGGGCAGCGAGGTGGGGAGTAGTAGGTGTCGTAGCTGTTGATCTGCGTCGTGATGGCTATTTGCGGAGCATCGTTCGAGgtgtgaagaaggggagtgGTGATAAACTTCAATCACCATCCTGCATCAAAGTATTGGCTTGGCCCAAGCTGGGAATACTCTCCCAAAGATCGTGAACAAGGTACCCTCGCTGTCTGCCTTGTGCCACAATTCATACCCCTGAACGAACAGGCGTGTAAAAGGAACGGGACGGCATGGAGAAGAGGCCCAAGAGATGCACAGTTGACCCTTCAGCCGCGTCTTCGGCGGCTGTGCATGTGTACGACAACAAACGGGCACCAACCGCGTGATCGAGGGACCATCTTGGCAGGGGAAAAGCAGAAGGGAGGCCAGttgtggatggggtggacGGTGCAATGCGTACCATAGCGTGGGCAAAAGCACAAGAGGGCACAAGATTGACATTTCGGTTTCTCGCTTCCCCAGAGATTGAAGTCAACATCCACGCGGCACCCAAGATCTTGGTAGTAACGGAATGTTTCTAGAATGGAAACACGGAATCGAATAAACCAAACAATATAGATGACACTGCCAGGGTAATTGGGGGTCCCTGTTTGAAAACCAGTATATGgtgagcagcagcggcgtAGTCATCTAGCGTTGGAAAGGGGGCACCGAACTGCAACCCAGTGGGCTACCCACGCAAGGACCTTGGAAATGCCCAAAGGATCACTTGGGCCAGGGTGATGTGGGCAGGTTACCGGTCAGAGTCGCAATATGAGTGGATAACGCTATATCCGGCAACGACGACGTCTCTTTGAGGGATGTCACGTTCTGAGTTTCATTCTCTCCGAGTAGCTCCCGACGAAGGCCTCGCTTCTGCCCTACCGGTATGATGATTAATTTGACATCCCGCTCGCCTCCTTGGAGATGGAACCAATGCTTATTGGCCACAGCTTATCTTGGCGGGGATAACAGCATTTCTCGGTGATAAGTTATGAACACTTGTGTCTTGCAGTACAGGGTGGAACTATTGGCTGATGGTATGAGTGAAATATCGTTCGACGGATCACCTGCGTCAGAACGCTCACAGTCGGCACGAGACGACTGGAAGCTTGGTTCAGGCCGAAAGGGTTCTCAGGCCAAGCGCCTAGAGGATACGAATAGGAAAGAAGAAACGACAAGTTGAAGCTACTGGCGACATGAACTTTGGGAAAGAAACGCAGCAAGAACTTGGAATAACTTGGTGGCAGAATCGGACCCGGAGCGGAAGTGAATGGTGGCCGGTAACCAGGCTAGTGTGTAATATGGTTTCCGAGGAGGCTCCAAGAATGAGGTGCTGGGATGCCCAGGCCATGCGAGTGTGATAAGTCGTGTAACCTCCATCGTAAGCTGAGAATGCAACTGTCCGCCTGGCACTTTTGAACAGACGCCGCATCGAAGAGGTGGCGTAAGGGGAACACCAAATTGCGGATGCTAAGTTTCGAGGCGAGAGTCGAGTGTGCCGGACTGTACAGTTGGGCGGGGCTTGTAGggcaagagaagaaagacgAGCACTGGGTTTGCTCAAGCTTTAGCTGACCCCTGTTGTCGTCGCTTGTGATGACTTGATTTGTTTCTGCGGCTCGACGGCTGCAACGCTGCAACGCTGCAATGCTCCAGCAGCGCGGTTCTGTGTAGTCAAGACTCGTATCATATCTGCGCTTGGGCAAGAAACGAAGAGACAGGCTGTGCCGTGCTCCTCCAATCTTACCAGTCTTACCGTCCTTACGCCGCAGTGTTCAACAATACCCCACAATGTGGAGGACAAGCCCTGGCCTTGTGGTTGACGAAACGAAATCGCCGTATGAGATCGTATCGTCTGGAAGCTGATGGACCCAAAGCAAGCTACTTGGATGTGGGAAGCAGCTGCAGGTGGGACTGTTGAAGCTCTGGGCAAGCTAACCAAACTCGAATCAAAGTCGGTCCCGAGCCGTGTTGGCTTCTAAATAAAGCCAGTCTATTAGAACCCTGACCCCTTGTGCCCACACATTCGTCCAATCGCAATCGAGGCGCATTTTGAGTTGTTCCTTGCCCGCGGTGTGGCGCACCCGGCACGGCAGGCAAGTATTGGGTTCGTCGTACGGAATCAGACGAAATGCTCTTGATGGATTGTGGATGGGAAAAATGATTCGATGAAGGGTCGTTGAAAGCGGAGCCCAAGGATGCCAAAATAATCCTTTCCTGGGCGCAACAATCCTTGTGTGGATCGGTGGGGAACCTGGGAGACTAGAAAGCGTAATAAACTCTCGAGACCAAGGTGAAGTCGTGATGGTTACCGCCTCAAATGCATCGCTAGTGTGCGGTGTGCAGCTCGGAGAACGCAGGGCCTTCAGGACCGAGCCTTGGACTTTGGATTTCCCGATGCCGGCCAGTTCATGGTCCTCGGACGTGATAACTGACCGGGTACGAGACGAGAGCGGTTGAAGACAGGAGGTGGAAGGGTTGCTTTGGCGTGAGAACAAGGTGTCGTGTCAGAGTCGCCAGGCAGGAACTGTGCATCAAAAGTCACCATGTTGGCCCAACTCGGACTTTCGGCAGTTGCCTGCCTCTTGGGTTGCTCTCGACTAGCTATCCACACCTAGCAGCACAATAGCATCTTTCTCTCCTTGACGTCGTGGGATATCATCTTTCGTCATCATTGTCGTATGTACTTCGTACCGCTCACATGTAGGCAGCGCCGTCGTTGTTTGGTCCGCTTAGAAGATATGGAAAAGTCCGCGTGAAGCTGCGCGCGACACACCgaggtgtgggtggtggtggtaggttGAAAATGGTGGGGTAGGTACACCAAAGCCAGGGGCCAAGATAGCGGAGTGGGGGGTCGTTGTAGGGCGCGCCCCCAAGACATGGGCCAGTCGCAGCCAAGGACGTTGACAGCGATAGCGCCACGATAGTTGAGTGATTATGACACGGCCCATGCGTCCACTTCGTACAGACATAACATATTGGACAGTTTGACAGCTCCAGCCGATAAGTATCACAAGCATCAAGACCAGCTTCCCCTCACTGTACGTAATACCATCTTCTTCCGATGATTCCGATCACCTTCCGATCCGCTCCACCGTTCATGGTCTTGTGCTTATTTGTGTTGGCGGCCGTTGTAGtgcggggggggggatgcgTGAGCCCAGCCCGCTATTTTGCGtggccatcatcacaaaCAGCTTTTGTGATCTGTGTGAAATGGTCTCAGATTGCTTAAAAATCACAAAAGTCCTGGCCCCTAATGCCGAGACAATATTGCTTCCAGAAACGTCCGGTTGAGTCGGGCAAAGAAGAGGTACCGTAGCTTTGACTCCAATGCTACGGTGTTGTCTTCGGTTGTTAGTGTGCCTGTCCCCACGTGTTATTGATTCTGCGGGGCCATTTGGGTTAGGGGGGTCCCTCTTTGAGCGGGAATGATCGGCAGCCACTGCTCGGGACGGGAACAGCGGCTGGAGGCTCGGCGGCGCTAGACATGGGGTCTCCAAAATCTGGCGTCAACAGCTGTGTTCAGGGAGGCCCAGGCAGGTGAACTTTTGGAATGAAAGCAACCGAAACTCATGGCCTGGTACTCCGTAAGGTAGCGACCTTTGCTCTGAAGATGGTGTCTCGAACTTTTGAGCAGAAGGATGGCTGGCTACCAAAGCAATCAGACAAGGACTCGACTCGGCCTAAtattcctcctcgccgcagACGGGCGTCTCCGCGGGCCCTGTGCCTGGAACCGAGATCCTGCGGGGGCGCGTGAGGCTGCAGCGATGCCTGAGAAGGGGAATAAGATGCGTTTCCCGTAACAAGGGGCCTCTTTTCTTCGCTTGATTTCATTCTGCGCGGAATTGAGTGGGAGGTACACCGGATCAGTCCCGTTGTCAACGCCCATCTTGCTGTTTTGCCCTCTTGCACCTGTACCCCCCCATGCGCTGATATCGACTGGGAGCAGGATCTATGTGTAAGCGGGCGTAGTGTACATGGTAGGGATCTCCTCAGGGGCTAACCGGTTTAACGTTAGTTTGTCGTATTTAGATCTCACGCCGATTCCGTCGCCCTACTGTCGAATGCTGATACTAGTGTGGTGAAGGGCGCAAAGTTGTGCTTCTTCTCAGGTGTACTGCATCTGTCGCTAGAGCTGAAGCTCTCAACTGGATACGGTCATGATCGTCAGATAAGctcccctccaccgcggGTATTTTCCTGGGCTCGCCTAGAGTTGCAGTCGAATTGGAACTCCCGAGGCCGAATGCCGATGTATTATTATCCGCCAGGTGGTGTGAGAGCCCAACGCCATGAAACCAATAACTGTCGATGGAGGGTCCTTGATCAAATGATGCCGTGTATTCTTGGTAGCTCGTATGATATCTGTACTCGAGATTTGGCAGCCTATGTTCGTCCGCGAGTTGTCACTTCAGCCGCTGACCTCCAAGCTAAATCCGATACAGCTTCCACCGTGACCGGCGACAACAGGACGGTACGCGTCGGCGATGTGTCATGGAATGAGGTTCGAGATGTGGGGCAGCTGAGGAGCATCCGCGATTGGGTTTGGAAGCGATGTCTGCCGGCAATGCCACACTTGGCTGCGACGTTGACGGGCCACCGCGGCTCTTCCGAGTGAACCTCAATAATCTCCATCTCAGTTTCGGTGAGCACCCAGGAGGATGGAGTGGGCCATCTCAAAGTTGAAAAAATCGAAGGAATTGTCCGGGGTGAGTTGCGTTGTGTTGGAGGAAGTCAAGAGGCTCGACGGTCCGTCTATCCGCTTTGTCGACTTGTGGCTGCCAATAATTCGGTAGCCACGGTGAGCGATGGCGTAGAGGGTGCTGCTTGAAGTAAAAAGGGTGATAAGGTATTCAGATTCCAAGCTCGCTGTTGCCATGTTTGATGTTGTTCATCCAGATGATCTGCCGTTGTGCTCTTCTattccccctttcctcccaaTGCTCCCCTCCTGCCTTCCTTCCATTAGGTATCCCACAAGCCACCCCACTTTGCCGCTCTCTTCTCGACTGTGTGATTGCCTGCTGCAGATAGTATCGCACTTTTCGCTCAGGTAACAAGGGCTGAAATACTGGAATGTCGTTTCTGTGGTACGCTGGGCGCGATGGGTTCATTCATGGATTGTGTCGATGCGAAGAAGTTGGCTGATGAACAGAGAAAATAGCCAACAATCGAAGAAACAAACCCGGACGTACCATTTTGTTCTGGGGTGCATAACACATATATGCCCCCTCATCCACGGACATCCGTTCCTTGGGTCGGGTTCGGTCAACAATCCTTTACCAATTATGAGAAAGTCCGGGACCACGCAACAGTAGCATCAGTGCATCACCACGTCACAACCGGCACTTTGACATTCGAATCGTCGAAGCCCAATCACCTATCAATCACACATAACAGCCTCGATATAAACACACAATAAGTCTTTCCAAACTGCCGGATATCGCGGGGTGCATTGCTGATCGCTGTTTCAGATTGACAAGATCTGCGGCTCCTGCACGCCATCAATGCTGAAGGCCGAGAACTCTCCGGCTTCGGTAACAAGTGCGATATGCCCGGCCGATATATATCTTCCCAGCCTATTATCTGCGCCACCTGTCACGGCCCCTCCCGTTGGTCTCAGATCTTGGATCCCATCTTGTACAGCCATGTGTGACGGCTGACGGATGGTATAGGAAAGCTCCGTGCTCGGCCGGTGATTTTTGACTTATTGCACGAAAGGATTCGGCATTCAGGCATGAAATGGGGTTTATAGCCGGGCAGACTTGACAAAGAGTCCTATTCAGCGTAGAGGCGGTATCCGCTGCTACCGCGTATCCGCGACGGACTTGCGAACACTGCTCATGAGCGAGTTTCACACCCAATCCATAATCGATAGCGGAGTGCATCATGCACCCATTTGGGAATGCCAGCCATCCGGGCGTGCGGCAT is from Podospora pseudopauciseta strain CBS 411.78 chromosome 5 map unlocalized CBS411.78m_5.2, whole genome shotgun sequence and encodes:
- the lcc1 gene encoding laccase, multicopper oxidase, benzenediol:oxygen oxidorectuctase (EggNog:ENOG503NVU0; COG:Q; CAZy:AA1); translated protein: MMKSFFSAAALLLGLVAPSAVLAAPSLPGVPREVTRDLLRPVEERQSSCHTAANRACWAPGFDINTDYEVSTPNTGVTRTYTLTLTEVDNWLGPDGVVKQKVMLVNGDIFGPTITANWGDWIQVNVINNLRTNGTSIHWHGLHQKGTNMHDGANGVTECPIPPKGGSRIYRFRAQQYGTSWYHSHFSAQYGNGVVGTIVVNGPASVPYDIDLGVFPITDYYHKPADVLVEETMNGGPPPSDTVLFKGHGKNPQTGAGKFANVTLTPGKRHRLRIINTSTHDHFQLKLQNHTMTIIAADMVPVQAQTVDSLFLAVGQRYDVTIDANKSVGNYWFNATFGGGLACGASLNPHPAAVFRYQGAPNTLPTNIGTPAADANCMDLNNLTPVVSRSVPTSGFTPRPNNTLPVSLTLGGTPLFVWKVNGSSINVDWDKPIVDYVIAQNTSYPPQANVITVNSVNQWTYWLIENDPTGPFSIPHPMHLHGHDFLVVGRSPDQPAGVPQTRYRFNPATDMALLKSSNPVRRDVAMLPANGWLLIAFKSDNPGAWLFHCHIAWHVSGGLSVQYLERPNDLRNGFSQADKNQHNNNCNAWRAYWPTNPFPKIDSGLKVKKWVGEHPDWYIKN